A segment of the Methanomassiliicoccaceae archaeon DOK genome:
ATATTGTCTCTGCGCTCCTCTGAAGCTCGGCTTTGATGGCGTCATTCATTGGGATACCTCCAAGAGATCACTCCCTCGGGCTCGAACATGTAGTCGGTCACCCTCGCACCCATCTTCTGGAGAACTTTGGCGACGCTGTACTTGCGGTCGTATCTGCATATGAAGTACATGAAACCGCCACCTCCGGCACCTGAAACCTTTCCGCCTATGGCGCCTTCGTCCATGGCCGCCTGATAGAGCGCGTCGATCTGCGGATTGGAGACCTTGTTGGAGAACTGCTTCTTATACTCCCAGGCCTCATGGAGAAGCTCCCCCGCATGGACGATGTTTCCCTTCTCGAGAGCTATGACCATCGAGGTTGCTATCTCCTTGGTCTTGTCGAGGGCCTCCTCGTTCTGCCCCTTGTTGAACTTGTCCACCTGACTCTCGATGATCGTGGCGGATTCGCGTGGATTGCCCGTGTAGCACAGGAGCGAGGAATACTGGAGTTCGTTGACGGTGTCCTCTGGGATTCTCACCCTGTTGACGTTGACCCCATGCTTGTTGAACTTCATGAAGTTGAAACCGCCGAACACGGCCGCATACTGGTCCTGTTTGCCGCCTTTGAGGCCGATCTCCTCCCTCTCGAGCTTGTACGCCAGCTGGGCCATCTCCATGCTCGTGAGCTTGATGCCCTGCCACTCGCACATTGCTGCTATGATGGAAACTATGACGGTCGATGAGCCGCCCAATCCGGACCCCGGAGGTGCCTCCGACTGCAGGAACATCCTGAATCCGTCGGTGATCTCGAAATGATTGGTGACAGCTTTTATGAGATCCATGTTGCCGTCGAGCTTCAGAGGTCCGCCGTCCAAGGGTGCCATAAATTTACCGTAGTCGGTGGAATGAACAGACATCGAGTGATCGTCTGTGGGTGTGATCGTACAGTATGCATACCTATTAATCGTCGTGTTGAAAACCGCACCGCCCTTTTTCGATGCGTAAGGCTCAACATCTGTACCTCCCCCAGCAAGACCTAATCTCAGAGGAGCCCTTGCTCTGTAGTGAATCCCATCCATTTTTACACCGACCGCATGGAAGCGGAAGCCGAAGAG
Coding sequences within it:
- a CDS encoding kinase, which produces MDGIHYRARAPLRLGLAGGGTDVEPYASKKGGAVFNTTINRYAYCTITPTDDHSMSVHSTDYGKFMAPLDGGPLKLDGNMDLIKAVTNHFEITDGFRMFLQSEAPPGSGLGGSSTVIVSIIAAMCEWQGIKLTSMEMAQLAYKLEREEIGLKGGKQDQYAAVFGGFNFMKFNKHGVNVNRVRIPEDTVNELQYSSLLCYTGNPRESATIIESQVDKFNKGQNEEALDKTKEIATSMVIALEKGNIVHAGELLHEAWEYKKQFSNKVSNPQIDALYQAAMDEGAIGGKVSGAGGGGFMYFICRYDRKYSVAKVLQKMGARVTDYMFEPEGVISWRYPNE